The following proteins are co-located in the Myxocyprinus asiaticus isolate MX2 ecotype Aquarium Trade chromosome 18, UBuf_Myxa_2, whole genome shotgun sequence genome:
- the LOC127456299 gene encoding uncharacterized protein C14orf132-like — MAAQHFQAVSGAFMDSPYNGSTSLQTSTSNLNANFSRPAEQEEEGKFSSDAIWLWVAVIATIGNIVVVAVVCACAF, encoded by the exons ATGGCAGCGCAG cattttcaAGCAGTCAGCGGGGCCTTCATGGATTCCCCATACAATGGCAGCACATCCCTTCAGACTTCCACCTCTAACCTCAATGCTAACTTCTCACGACCAGCTGAGCAAGAAGAGGAGGGCAAGTTCTCCAGCGATGCCATCTGGCTGTGGGTAGCTGTCATTGCAACCATTGGCAACATAGTGGTGGTAGCAGTGGTTTGTGCCTGTGCCTTTTAG